The following proteins come from a genomic window of Pelmatolapia mariae isolate MD_Pm_ZW linkage group LG17, Pm_UMD_F_2, whole genome shotgun sequence:
- the adamts10 gene encoding A disintegrin and metalloproteinase with thrombospondin motifs 10 isoform X2 gives MSLLSHKLFYQLSTSRNNFLLNLTLQGSLLSRQFRVEYWKRGRLAWSHPYSPHCHYVGHLQDQPHSSKVALSNCNGLQGVIVAGGEEYLIEPLVSPDNQTGTESEERAEGRPHVVYKRSSLRHQYKGQSCGVIDEKPMKGASWWQRTLKTPPHHVGRGQLPLKRSVSRERYVETLVVADKMMVGYHGRRDIEQYILAVMNIVAKLFQDSSLGNAVNIVVTRLILLMEDQPTLEINHHAGKSLDSFCKWQKTIQHRSSYGNAIPDNGIAHHDTAVLITRYDICIQKNKPCETLGLAPVGGMCEPERSCSINEDIGLGTAFTIAHEIGHTFGMNHDGMGNACGPRSQETAKLMADHITMKTNPFIWSACSRDYITSFLDSGMGSCLNNVPPKQEFVYPTTAPGQAYDADEQCRFQYGVRSRQCKYAEVCSELWCMSKSNRCITTSIPAAEGTICQTNTIEKGWCYKRVCVAYGTRPQGVDGGWGLWSPWEECSRTCGGGVSSSVRHCDSPRPTIGGKYCLGERKRFRSCNIDDCPAGSRDFREIQCSNFDSIPFRGKFYTWKPYRGGGVKPCSLNCLAEGYNFYTERSPAVVDGTPCRDDSLDVCVNGECKHVGCDRVLGSDVREDRCRICGGDGSSCTSVEGVFNDSLPEGGYEEVVRIPKGSVFIHIQELNISLSYLALKSKGDQYFINGKLNIDTPRRFNIAGTTFHYRRPADGPESLEALGPTNITLFVMVLVREENPGIHYRFNPPLSRDPLNGFAWHYTSWSRCSALCAGGVQIQQVVCKKQVDQSAVYNHFCDKKSKPKEKRRSCNTEPCSPTWWTGEWSECSRSCNGGLQTREVLCKRRISVTEEKILDDSACTPPRPSFTEPCNNHSCPPEWLALDWSECTPSCGPGYRHRVVLCKSGESGDTLPESKCPKHGRPTSRVRCNLQRCPPPQWVTGPWGECSAKCGLGQEMRSVQCLTHTGQPSNECLDHQRPVAMQQCKSKCDTSLPVSIDNPEECKDVNTVAYCPLVLRFKFCSRPYFRQMCCKTCQGH, from the exons CTCTTCTACCAGCTGTCGACATCCCGGAACAACTTCCTGCTCAACCTGACGCTACAGGGAAGCCTGCTGTCACGGCAGTTCCGGGTGGAGTACTGGAAGAGGGGTCGTTTAGCCTGGAGTCACCCTTACTCTCCTCATTGCCACTATGTGGGACACCTCCAAGACCAACCGCATTCCAGCAAAGTGGCCCTGAGCAACTGTAACGGCCTG CAGGGGGTGATTGTTGCTGGGGGAGAGGAGTACCTGATTGAACCCCTtgtctcaccagataaccaaaccgggACAGAGAGCGAGGAGAGAGCAGAGGGGCGCCCCCATGTGGTTTATAAGCGGTCATCGCTCCGCCATCAGTACAAGGGCCAATCCTGCGGAGTCATTG ACGAGAAGCCGATGAAGGGCGCGTCGTGGTGGCAGCGGACCCTGAAGACGCCTCCTCATCACGTCGGCCGTGGCCAGCTGCCTCTGAAGCGTTCGGTCAGCCGGGAGCGCTACGTGGAGACGCTGGTAGTAGCTGATAAGATGATGGTGGGTTATCACGGCCGCAGGGACATCGAGCAATACATCCTGGCAGTCATGAATATT GTTGCCAAACTGTTCCAGGATTCTAGCCTGGGGAATGCAGTCAACATTGTGGTGACGCGGCTCATCCTGCTCATGGAAGACCAG CCCACACTGGAGATCAACCATCATGCGGGGAAGTCTTTAGACAGCTTCTGCAAGTGGCAGAAAACCATCCAGCACCGCAGCAGCTACGGGAACGCCATACCTGACAACGGCATTGCTCATCACGACACCGCCGTGCTCATCACCAG GTATGACATCTGCATCCAAAAAAACAAGCCCTGTGAAACTCTAG GTCTGGCTCCAGTAGGAGGGATGTGTGAGCCAGAGAGGAGCTGCAGCATCAATGAGGACATCGGCCTGGGGACGGCCTTCACTATCGCCCATGAGATTGGACACAC GTTTGGGATGAACCATGACGGCATGGGGAACGCCTGCGGGCCCCGCAGCCAGGAGACTGCCAAGCTGATGGCTGACCACATCACCATGAAGACAAATCCGTTCATCTGGTCCGCCTGCAGCCGGGATTACATCACCAGCTTCCTGGA CTCAGGTATGGGCTCCTGCCTGAACAACGTCCCGCCAAAGCAGGAGTTTGTGTACCCCACCACAGCGCCAGGTCAGGCCTACGATGCAGACGAGCAGTGCCGCTTCCAGTACGGCGTCAGGTCTCGACAGTGCAAATACGCG gaagtctGCAGTGAACTTTGGTGCATGAGTAAGAGCAACCGTTGTATCACAACCAGCATTCCCGCTGCAGAGGGAACCATCTGTCAGACCAACACCATAGAGAAAGGG TGGTGCTACAAGAGGGTGTGCGTAGCGTACGGGACTCGCCCACAGGGTGTGGATGGAGGCTGGGGTCTGTGGTCTCCCTGGGAGGAGTGCAGCAGAACATGTGGAGGTGGCGTCTCCTCTTCTGTCAGACACTGCGACAGCCCCAG GCCAACTATTGGTGGGAAATATTGCCTAGGAGAGAGAAAACGCTTCAGGTCCTGCAATATAGAT GACTGCCCTGCAGGCTCTCGGGATTTCCGAGAGATTCAGTGTTCCAACTTCGATAGCATCCCCTTTCGGGGGAAATTTTACACCTGGAAGCCTTACAGAGGAG GTGGGGTGAAGCCCTGCTCTCTCAACTGCCTCGCAGAAGGATACAACTTCTACACCGAGCGCTCTCCCGCTGTGGTGGACGGCACACCGTGCCGAGACGACTCTCTGGACGtgtgtgtaaatggagagtGTAAG CACGTCGGTTGCGATCGTGTCCTCGGCTCAGACGTACGCGAGGACCGCTGCCGGATCTGCGGTGGCGACGGGAGCAGCTGCACGTCTGTGGAGGGAGTCTTCAACGACTCGCTGCCAGAAGGAG GTTATGAAGAGGTGGTCAGAATTCCCAAAGGGTCCGTGTTCATCCACATACAGGAGCTCAACATCTCCCTCAGCTACCTTG CACTGAAGAGTAAAGGAGATCAGTACTTCATCAATGGGAAGCTGAACATTGACACGCCACGCAGGTTCAATATCGCCGGCACCACGTTCCACTACAGACGGCCCGCCGATGGACCGGAAAGTCTCGAAGCTCTGGGGCCGACAAATATCACCCTCTTCGTCATG GTGCTGGTGAGGGAAGAAAACCCAGGGATACACTATCGTTTCAACCCGCCCCTCAGCAGGGATCCTCTGAATGGCTTCGCCTGGCACTACACCTCGTGGTctcgctgctcagctctctgCGCTGGAG GTGTGCAGATCCAGCAGGTGGTGTGTAAGAAGCAGGTGGATCAGTCAGCCGTCTACAACCACTTCTGTGACAAGAAGAGCAAACCCAAAGAGAAGAGACGATCCTGCAACACTGAGCCGTGCTCCCCAAC CTGGTGGACAGGAGAGTGGTCAGAGTGCAGCCGCAGCTGTAACGGCGGCCTGCAGACTCGGGAGGTCTTATGCAAAAGGAGGATCTCCGTAACGGAGGAGAAGATCCTGGACGACTCAGCCTGCACCCCCCCTCGCCCTTCATTCACTGAGCCCtgcaacaaccacagctgccccccTGAATGGCTGGCCCTGGACTGGTCGGAG TGCACCCCCAGCTGTGGTCCTGGCTACAGGCACCGCGTGGTTTTGTGTAAGAGTGGGGAGAGTGGCGACACGCTGCCAGAGTCCAAGTGTCCAAAACATGGCCGGCCCACCTCCAGGGTCCGCTGTAATCTGCAGCGCTGCCCTCCCCCTCAGTGGGTGACGGGTCCCTGGGGAGAG TGTTCTGCAAAGTGTGGTCTGGGTCAGGAAATGCGCTCGGTGCAGTGTCTGACCCACACGGGACAACCTTCCAACGAGTGTCTGGATCATCAGCGGCCTGTAGCCATGCAGCAGTGCAAGAGTAAATGTGACACCAGTCTGCCCGTCAGCATAGACAACCCTGAAG AGTGCAAAGATGTGAACACTGTGGCCTACTGCCCCCTGGTGCTCAGGTTCAAGTTCTGCAGCCGGCCATATTTCAGACAAATGTGCTGCAAGACGTGCCAGGGACACTGA
- the adamts10 gene encoding A disintegrin and metalloproteinase with thrombospondin motifs 10 isoform X1, with the protein MEMLWRTGLVCTFIVVMVATQVAGGHKDEFAQSQAAFLSSLGQYEIAIPVRVGPSGEMLDSKMTEHHQRRRRSTEDRLPDSLFYQLSTSRNNFLLNLTLQGSLLSRQFRVEYWKRGRLAWSHPYSPHCHYVGHLQDQPHSSKVALSNCNGLQGVIVAGGEEYLIEPLVSPDNQTGTESEERAEGRPHVVYKRSSLRHQYKGQSCGVIDEKPMKGASWWQRTLKTPPHHVGRGQLPLKRSVSRERYVETLVVADKMMVGYHGRRDIEQYILAVMNIVAKLFQDSSLGNAVNIVVTRLILLMEDQPTLEINHHAGKSLDSFCKWQKTIQHRSSYGNAIPDNGIAHHDTAVLITRYDICIQKNKPCETLGLAPVGGMCEPERSCSINEDIGLGTAFTIAHEIGHTFGMNHDGMGNACGPRSQETAKLMADHITMKTNPFIWSACSRDYITSFLDSGMGSCLNNVPPKQEFVYPTTAPGQAYDADEQCRFQYGVRSRQCKYAEVCSELWCMSKSNRCITTSIPAAEGTICQTNTIEKGWCYKRVCVAYGTRPQGVDGGWGLWSPWEECSRTCGGGVSSSVRHCDSPRPTIGGKYCLGERKRFRSCNIDDCPAGSRDFREIQCSNFDSIPFRGKFYTWKPYRGGGVKPCSLNCLAEGYNFYTERSPAVVDGTPCRDDSLDVCVNGECKHVGCDRVLGSDVREDRCRICGGDGSSCTSVEGVFNDSLPEGGYEEVVRIPKGSVFIHIQELNISLSYLALKSKGDQYFINGKLNIDTPRRFNIAGTTFHYRRPADGPESLEALGPTNITLFVMVLVREENPGIHYRFNPPLSRDPLNGFAWHYTSWSRCSALCAGGVQIQQVVCKKQVDQSAVYNHFCDKKSKPKEKRRSCNTEPCSPTWWTGEWSECSRSCNGGLQTREVLCKRRISVTEEKILDDSACTPPRPSFTEPCNNHSCPPEWLALDWSECTPSCGPGYRHRVVLCKSGESGDTLPESKCPKHGRPTSRVRCNLQRCPPPQWVTGPWGECSAKCGLGQEMRSVQCLTHTGQPSNECLDHQRPVAMQQCKSKCDTSLPVSIDNPEECKDVNTVAYCPLVLRFKFCSRPYFRQMCCKTCQGH; encoded by the exons CTGCTTTCCTATCCAGTCTAGGCCAGTATGAGATCGCCATCCCAGTACGTGTAGGACCCAGTGGCGAGATGCTGGACTCAAAAATGACTGAACACCACCAAAGAAGAAGGCGCAGCACTGAAGACAGGCTTCCTGACTCT CTCTTCTACCAGCTGTCGACATCCCGGAACAACTTCCTGCTCAACCTGACGCTACAGGGAAGCCTGCTGTCACGGCAGTTCCGGGTGGAGTACTGGAAGAGGGGTCGTTTAGCCTGGAGTCACCCTTACTCTCCTCATTGCCACTATGTGGGACACCTCCAAGACCAACCGCATTCCAGCAAAGTGGCCCTGAGCAACTGTAACGGCCTG CAGGGGGTGATTGTTGCTGGGGGAGAGGAGTACCTGATTGAACCCCTtgtctcaccagataaccaaaccgggACAGAGAGCGAGGAGAGAGCAGAGGGGCGCCCCCATGTGGTTTATAAGCGGTCATCGCTCCGCCATCAGTACAAGGGCCAATCCTGCGGAGTCATTG ACGAGAAGCCGATGAAGGGCGCGTCGTGGTGGCAGCGGACCCTGAAGACGCCTCCTCATCACGTCGGCCGTGGCCAGCTGCCTCTGAAGCGTTCGGTCAGCCGGGAGCGCTACGTGGAGACGCTGGTAGTAGCTGATAAGATGATGGTGGGTTATCACGGCCGCAGGGACATCGAGCAATACATCCTGGCAGTCATGAATATT GTTGCCAAACTGTTCCAGGATTCTAGCCTGGGGAATGCAGTCAACATTGTGGTGACGCGGCTCATCCTGCTCATGGAAGACCAG CCCACACTGGAGATCAACCATCATGCGGGGAAGTCTTTAGACAGCTTCTGCAAGTGGCAGAAAACCATCCAGCACCGCAGCAGCTACGGGAACGCCATACCTGACAACGGCATTGCTCATCACGACACCGCCGTGCTCATCACCAG GTATGACATCTGCATCCAAAAAAACAAGCCCTGTGAAACTCTAG GTCTGGCTCCAGTAGGAGGGATGTGTGAGCCAGAGAGGAGCTGCAGCATCAATGAGGACATCGGCCTGGGGACGGCCTTCACTATCGCCCATGAGATTGGACACAC GTTTGGGATGAACCATGACGGCATGGGGAACGCCTGCGGGCCCCGCAGCCAGGAGACTGCCAAGCTGATGGCTGACCACATCACCATGAAGACAAATCCGTTCATCTGGTCCGCCTGCAGCCGGGATTACATCACCAGCTTCCTGGA CTCAGGTATGGGCTCCTGCCTGAACAACGTCCCGCCAAAGCAGGAGTTTGTGTACCCCACCACAGCGCCAGGTCAGGCCTACGATGCAGACGAGCAGTGCCGCTTCCAGTACGGCGTCAGGTCTCGACAGTGCAAATACGCG gaagtctGCAGTGAACTTTGGTGCATGAGTAAGAGCAACCGTTGTATCACAACCAGCATTCCCGCTGCAGAGGGAACCATCTGTCAGACCAACACCATAGAGAAAGGG TGGTGCTACAAGAGGGTGTGCGTAGCGTACGGGACTCGCCCACAGGGTGTGGATGGAGGCTGGGGTCTGTGGTCTCCCTGGGAGGAGTGCAGCAGAACATGTGGAGGTGGCGTCTCCTCTTCTGTCAGACACTGCGACAGCCCCAG GCCAACTATTGGTGGGAAATATTGCCTAGGAGAGAGAAAACGCTTCAGGTCCTGCAATATAGAT GACTGCCCTGCAGGCTCTCGGGATTTCCGAGAGATTCAGTGTTCCAACTTCGATAGCATCCCCTTTCGGGGGAAATTTTACACCTGGAAGCCTTACAGAGGAG GTGGGGTGAAGCCCTGCTCTCTCAACTGCCTCGCAGAAGGATACAACTTCTACACCGAGCGCTCTCCCGCTGTGGTGGACGGCACACCGTGCCGAGACGACTCTCTGGACGtgtgtgtaaatggagagtGTAAG CACGTCGGTTGCGATCGTGTCCTCGGCTCAGACGTACGCGAGGACCGCTGCCGGATCTGCGGTGGCGACGGGAGCAGCTGCACGTCTGTGGAGGGAGTCTTCAACGACTCGCTGCCAGAAGGAG GTTATGAAGAGGTGGTCAGAATTCCCAAAGGGTCCGTGTTCATCCACATACAGGAGCTCAACATCTCCCTCAGCTACCTTG CACTGAAGAGTAAAGGAGATCAGTACTTCATCAATGGGAAGCTGAACATTGACACGCCACGCAGGTTCAATATCGCCGGCACCACGTTCCACTACAGACGGCCCGCCGATGGACCGGAAAGTCTCGAAGCTCTGGGGCCGACAAATATCACCCTCTTCGTCATG GTGCTGGTGAGGGAAGAAAACCCAGGGATACACTATCGTTTCAACCCGCCCCTCAGCAGGGATCCTCTGAATGGCTTCGCCTGGCACTACACCTCGTGGTctcgctgctcagctctctgCGCTGGAG GTGTGCAGATCCAGCAGGTGGTGTGTAAGAAGCAGGTGGATCAGTCAGCCGTCTACAACCACTTCTGTGACAAGAAGAGCAAACCCAAAGAGAAGAGACGATCCTGCAACACTGAGCCGTGCTCCCCAAC CTGGTGGACAGGAGAGTGGTCAGAGTGCAGCCGCAGCTGTAACGGCGGCCTGCAGACTCGGGAGGTCTTATGCAAAAGGAGGATCTCCGTAACGGAGGAGAAGATCCTGGACGACTCAGCCTGCACCCCCCCTCGCCCTTCATTCACTGAGCCCtgcaacaaccacagctgccccccTGAATGGCTGGCCCTGGACTGGTCGGAG TGCACCCCCAGCTGTGGTCCTGGCTACAGGCACCGCGTGGTTTTGTGTAAGAGTGGGGAGAGTGGCGACACGCTGCCAGAGTCCAAGTGTCCAAAACATGGCCGGCCCACCTCCAGGGTCCGCTGTAATCTGCAGCGCTGCCCTCCCCCTCAGTGGGTGACGGGTCCCTGGGGAGAG TGTTCTGCAAAGTGTGGTCTGGGTCAGGAAATGCGCTCGGTGCAGTGTCTGACCCACACGGGACAACCTTCCAACGAGTGTCTGGATCATCAGCGGCCTGTAGCCATGCAGCAGTGCAAGAGTAAATGTGACACCAGTCTGCCCGTCAGCATAGACAACCCTGAAG AGTGCAAAGATGTGAACACTGTGGCCTACTGCCCCCTGGTGCTCAGGTTCAAGTTCTGCAGCCGGCCATATTTCAGACAAATGTGCTGCAAGACGTGCCAGGGACACTGA